In the genome of Crassostrea angulata isolate pt1a10 chromosome 6, ASM2561291v2, whole genome shotgun sequence, the window AAATTAAGCTCCTTAATGCAGGGGACTGAAGAAAGAATGGAGGAATGGGCTGATCGAGTGTTTCAGCTTGCCCTCCGAGCTTATGAAGGTCTCCCTGAGCATTATATGCTTAATCAAGCCATTAAGCGTATTTGTCATGGTTGTAAGGATAAGGATGCTGGACAGTTTGCTATCAATCAGCATCCAGATAATATAGAAGAAACCATTGACCATCTTAAAAGTTTTCAATACAACCATCAAGCAATTTATGGTAAGGTCAGAAAGGAGGTCAGAAAAGTTTCTCTTTGTGAGGAGGAGACGGAGAATTCCGTGTGCTCCCACAAAGATGACTTCATCCAACTCCGATCTGCGAAGGTTGATGTAACCCATAGGTTATCGAAAATGGAAGATCATATGGGAACATTAACGTCCGGTATGAGAGATATTATGAAGAAAATGGAAGCACTGGTAAGAGAACGATCA includes:
- the LOC128190312 gene encoding uncharacterized protein LOC128190312 gives rise to the protein MQLMQKLQKRFGYKEIPETAQLKLSSLMQGTEERMEEWADRVFQLALRAYEGLPEHYMLNQAIKRICHGCKDKDAGQFAINQHPDNIEETIDHLKSFQYNHQAIYGKVRKEVRKVSLCEEETENSVCSHKDDFIQLRSAKVDVTHRLSKMEDHMGTLTSGMRDIMKKMEALVRERSSSRCPKRQQMRTTSRSPSPSGRRCYQCGGIGHFKSECPSLNSVNKPSRVDKTVTFAEPRNEGNEKGSRY